TGTCCGCCCGAAGACGTGGGCGGTATGTGGGGCTACGCCGACTTCCTGGACGCCATCCGGGATCCTAGCCACGAAAACCACAAGGACATGCTGACATGGGTCGGGCGACGCTTCGACCCAGAGAAATTCAGCGCTACCGCAGCCACCAAAGAAATGCGCCGTGGACTACCCGACTGGCGCGACTACGCCTGACAACGCCGCGGTCTCCTGCCCACCGCGACAGCGGTTTAGTTCAACGGCCACTTGCCATCACACATTTGGTAGCCAGGAGTCCGAGCATGTATCGCGGCACGCGGATTGCAAAGGCCCTCGTCTACGCCAGTTTGCTGGTTCTGCTGGCCAGTTCCACCAGGTGGGCCGCGGCCTATGACGTCACTCCGACCGGCGAACGATTGTCGCACTATCTGGACGGGCTCGACGTCGAGCATCATTGGCTGCCGGGCGAGCGCATTAGCTGGCGCAGCGGCGATCCAAGTCCCAAGGGAGGCACATCCTCAACCCATTGCAGCGCATTTGTCGCGGCAGCCTGCGCCGGCGCCAATGTCTATATCCTGCGCCCGCCCGAGCATAAGCAAACACTATTGGCGAATGCGCAATACGAGTGGCTGGCCGACAAGGGACGCGAACAAGGTTGGCAGCGCGTGGCGTCAGCGACCGAGGCCCAGCAGCGTGCTAACCGCGGCGAACTCGTCGTGGCTACCTACCGCAACCCAGACGCCAAAAAGCCGGGCCACATCGTGATTGTCCGCCCCAGCCGTAAATCGAGCGCGACGATCGCTGCCGAAGGTCCAGATATCATTCAGGCTGGCGGCCACAATCGCAATCGGGCGCCCCTGGTCGACGGTTTCCGCAGCCATCCGAGCGCTTGGCGCAACGGCGAGATCGCATACTACGCGCATATGGTGGAGGACGGCGCGATCGCCACTGAGAACTGATGCCGGCGACGCGAACAAAGGACTATCGCATCGCATTCGAGGTTCATGGCGGCTTCAACGCTTCAGAAGGCCCTTACCCAAGCACCGACAGACTCGGCAACGGTGGTTGCTCGCGGCGGGCAGCAACCAGGTTCTTCACCAGGTTGTAATACAGCGCCTTGAGATAGGGGGCCGTGGTCTCGTCCGAGAAGTTGCCGGCGATGCGTCCCTCGTCGCCGCGGACGCGGATTTGGATGTTGATCGGTACTTCGCCCAAAAATGGCATGTCCAACTCAACGGCTTTTTTCTTCGCGCCCCCGGAGCCAAAGATCTCGTAACGCTTGCCGTTATCGGGGCAGATAAAGTAGCTCATGTTCTCGACCATGCCCAGAATGGGGATG
The Pirellulales bacterium genome window above contains:
- a CDS encoding LexA family transcriptional regulator, giving the protein CPPEDVGGMWGYADFLDAIRDPSHENHKDMLTWVGRRFDPEKFSATAATKEMRRGLPDWRDYA